In Dyadobacter sp. NIV53, a single window of DNA contains:
- a CDS encoding DUF5690 family protein, with protein sequence MRLQQALLRSNVLFITWAVIASFGAYFCMYAFRKPFNAGLYHGLELWDIGYKTILIISQVAGYTLSKFAGIKVISELKHSSRVKLIISLILVAEIALLFFGLVPFPYNFIFLFINGLPLGMVYGVVFSFLEGRRFTEMLAMGLNISVVVASGILKTTYIEVHKLLPFISEFWMPFFMGLLFLPLFLLFVWMLSVIPAPTQEDINLRTERTPMTGENKSTVMKEFGFPIICLVVCYAILVVGRDFRDNFTIEIWNELDANWASSVLSTTEMITAIIVLVVIGSLAFVRDNLIGFRLTNVILLSGMCITGLATFLFERALIDGFYWMLLIGLGMFLSYTILQSVVFERMIALFRMKANAGFFVYICESIGYLGSAVLLLYKEFFMKSMSWAKVLMQFSYLQFGIGLLLLTLGNIYFERRRSGKKQEKVDLPFSAI encoded by the coding sequence ATGCGGTTACAACAGGCGCTTCTACGATCAAATGTACTGTTCATAACCTGGGCAGTTATCGCATCTTTTGGTGCGTATTTTTGTATGTATGCTTTCCGTAAGCCTTTCAACGCCGGTTTGTATCATGGACTGGAACTATGGGATATTGGTTATAAAACAATCCTGATCATTTCCCAAGTTGCAGGATATACGCTCTCCAAATTTGCAGGAATCAAGGTCATTTCTGAGCTAAAACACAGTTCAAGAGTTAAGCTGATTATTTCATTGATACTCGTAGCAGAAATCGCATTATTGTTTTTTGGACTCGTTCCTTTTCCGTATAATTTCATCTTTCTGTTTATCAATGGTCTGCCGTTGGGAATGGTATATGGTGTTGTGTTTAGTTTTCTGGAAGGGAGAAGATTTACCGAAATGCTTGCTATGGGATTAAATATAAGCGTGGTAGTAGCATCTGGTATTTTGAAAACCACTTACATTGAAGTCCATAAACTGCTGCCGTTTATATCAGAATTCTGGATGCCTTTTTTTATGGGCCTGTTATTTTTACCGCTGTTTTTATTGTTTGTCTGGATGCTGTCAGTAATTCCGGCACCTACACAGGAAGACATTAATTTAAGAACGGAAAGAACGCCAATGACCGGGGAAAACAAAAGTACGGTGATGAAAGAATTCGGGTTTCCGATTATTTGTCTTGTAGTGTGTTATGCCATACTCGTTGTTGGGCGCGATTTCAGGGACAATTTTACCATTGAGATCTGGAACGAACTGGATGCGAACTGGGCGAGCAGCGTACTTTCCACAACGGAAATGATTACGGCAATTATCGTTTTGGTCGTAATAGGAAGCCTGGCTTTTGTAAGAGATAATCTCATTGGATTTCGTCTTACTAATGTAATTCTGCTCTCAGGGATGTGTATTACTGGCCTGGCTACTTTTTTATTCGAAAGAGCTTTGATTGATGGCTTTTACTGGATGTTACTGATAGGACTGGGAATGTTTTTGTCCTACACAATTCTTCAAAGTGTGGTTTTTGAACGTATGATTGCCTTGTTCAGAATGAAGGCCAATGCTGGTTTTTTTGTTTATATCTGCGAAAGTATTGGTTATCTGGGTAGCGCAGTTTTGCTGCTATACAAAGAATTTTTCATGAAAAGCATGAGTTGGGCAAAAGTGCTGATGCAGTTTTCTTACCTGCAATTTGGTATTGGCCTGTTACTTTTGACTTTGGGTAATATCTATTTTGAACGGCGGCGCAGTGGCAAAAAGCAGGAAAAAGTTGATCTGCCATTTTCTGCAATTTGA